The genomic interval GCACGATAGGTGAGTGGGACTGTGGGAGGCAACTTCAACGGAACTTCGTAGAAGACCACCCGGCCACGGGCCACGGGCCACCTTGATTTCCTCTTTAATACTGTCCGTCTCTCCTTTTATGCCCTTTATCATTACTTATTTTGCCTCGGTTCGCAAGCCACATGCTCAAGAGGCAGCTGGCCAGGTGCCCTGCCTCAATTGCTTCTGTTTAAGCATGgcataaatttattgattaatccTATAAAAATTTTGGGGTGTTTTTAGTGTATGTACTTTCATTCGTCATAATTcaacaaataagaaaacaataattatatttatttatttataaaccaTCGAATTTTCATCGTTTTACAAAAATGCCTATATGCTAACTTTCACAAATACGTGCTACTTAtttaaacccaaaaaatacaaaaatattatgggAGGTGTTTAACAAATAGGCAAATAGCACGTGTCCCATATTTAACAGACGCTACGGTATTTATTGGCTTGAAGGCTTTTGGAACAAGATGAAAAATGCTGGTGCTAAAAACACCTGAATCCATTGCTCATTACACTCGCAGGTGTATTGAGAAATTGGACGGGTGCATTTAGTTTTCAATACTTTAAATCCGCGACCTCCATCCGAGCCAATGCCGTCCCACCCAAGCCCTCGTTACTTGTTTTGATTGAAAAAGTCAGCTAGAGCCCAAGTGTTAGTAGGACTCGGTGAACAGATATCCTCTCGTAAATCGCCACATGGCATTCTCAATTCACCACCTAAGAAACCGGAGATCCTGCCACATCATCAACCTTCGCTCCAATGAATGCAACTGTGAACGTAACAACATTGCCTAATATGTAACAGAAAACATTGATGATACGATAGCAGAGCGGATGACATGTGCGTGCATGCTTATTGCTTATTGCTTAATGCTTAAGGCTTGTGTACGTAATTACGTTAACTTTGACTGATCACACCGATCTGCGATTCAGTTACCTGCTCTCTCCACTCCATTGAAAGTTCAAAAATGAGCGGGGACGAGGTGCCGTTGGACGAGAAAGCGAGGAGAATGAGAGATCTTTTGTCGAGTTTCTACGGTCCAGATCCTTCAATGTCACCCAACCCGCCTTCCAAATTCGCACCGTTGGATGCAATCAACTCCAACTCATTCAACGCCGATCACTACTTGAATCTCCTGGTGCGCCgctctatattatttattaattccatAATCATGATTATGACTAAACTATTCATATAATATTGACACCAGTGCAGTATTTACTAACAAGGATATGTTTGAGATTCAGATTCCGTGCCTTTTAATAGACAGCTAAAATCACTGACGGTCGAGTATAAATGAGAGGATagtgtattaattaattcgtTTAACCAATCTTGTTATGCCACATCAGGAGTTTcctgattttattattattttataaagatattaaTCAATTAGAAAAAGTTGGTTTCTATTAGAAGAAGCACAACATTCACAAACATATCCAAAATTTGGCTTAAATTGCTCATGATAGTGTGTTTGATTAAGGGATTTAATTATCTATGCTAGATAATTCTTGCCGGTTTGTATCTACCTTTATTTTCACTATGCTTGTGTTACAAGGAAGAAGTGATAATGCATTCAGATTCATCCACCAAGATAGATTTGAGTGGTGGGTTTACTTGAAACTTGAATGTGGTAGTAGTAGACTAGTTGTAATACCAATTCTCTTTTAAGAAAAGGTTGAATATCAGAAAGTTTTTAATCCTCCATACATGTCTTGAATGGAGTAGATACACAAGTCAAGCTTGGAGGGGCTTCTGCAAAGGCATGTGGGAATGGCGGCCGAGATTAAAAATCTTGATACTGACTTGCAAATGTTAGTCTATGAGAATTACAACAAGTTTATAAGTGCCACTGATGCTATCAAAAGGTAGTCTTCTCCAttctataatattatttgagaaTGTATTGGCTCAACATACAGCATCTATGACTATTGGCTCATAATCTACAGCTTATCAACTACTTTGTGtttttctattaattgttGCATTACTTCAATGTCAGAATCTGTTCTGTTTTAGATATTTACTCACTGTTTGGAGTTTTTGAATCTCTCTCTTTAAGGAATTGTAATGTTTTTGCTTATAACAGGATGAATAGTAACATCATGGGCATGGAATCAAATATGGAACAACTCCTAGAGAAGGTTTGTAAAAGATCTTACATTAACTATATTAGACTTTAAGCATTGAGATTGAGTTATGGATTTAGTGGCGGAAAAAATTATTcgtcatcttcatcatcttaCAGATAAAAACAGTTCAATCTAGAAGTGATGGGGTCAACACTTCTCTCTTTGAAAAGAGAGAACATATAGAGAAATTACATCTAACGCGCAACCTTCTACGGAAAGTTCAGGTATCAAAGGAatatgcaatgttttattggCTTTATCACAGTggcttttatttcatattatagTGTCTGTGAATATGTGTCTCTGTGTTTGGAAGAAATgggaattatatatatatatccatcACGTGTGGAGAGGTTGTATCTTCCTGAATAGGTGCTGAGGTTTGATCAATTAGCAGGACTAATATCAGTTTTCATCTTGCATCTTGCACCAGTGCTACTAAATCAGTTGTTTAGTCTAATGCAGTTGACTTTCGTGAATAAAGAACTTGCTTGAACAGATCCTATAGCAGTTTTAAGAGTAACAGTTGCACGTAGaatacattattaattaatttattgttgatCAGCAATACAAGTTACGAATTTCTGCTTTATATACGTCTTGGATCTGGCCATCTATTAATTGACAGATATATTCTTCTGTGAAGAGCagtttatttatgatttaccTGCTAGACTTGGCAAATGCATTAAATCGGAAGCCTATGCTGATGCAGTCAGGTTCTATACTGGAGCAATGCCTATTTTTAAGGTCGTTTAGTTCATACACTGGTCCTGTGCTAGTTTGATTGATGCGTTTGcagatttttttccccccattttgttgtggggCATGTTTTTCCTCTTCAGAAAGTTTGACATTTCGTTATATTCTCCTCATTAGGCATATGGAGATTCATCATTCCAGGATTGTAAGCGAGCTTCTGAAGAAGCAATTGccataataataaagaactTGCAGGTTCTTACTTCTTTCTATTGTATATATAGTGATTCAGGCTGGCTTACTTTGAGCCCAAGCCAAATCAAACCTAGAAACATAGGATGGGTGAGAGGTACAACAAATTTAGGGTCCCCGCCTCATCTTATGTGGGCCACAGTTCCGACTGCCTTAAGAGTTTTTACcttacttttatttcttttcctccTTTTATTGGATAATATAATTCCCTCGGGTGTTCATGGTAGGCATTTGGCAACTCTTGCCTGTCCTTTAAACCAATCCCTTAGTTACGGTCAAGGCACAATTTGATCCTCAGTTGTTGGTAAGCCAAGGGGCTGCTTTACCGAGTCAAATACCTAGCATATTAAATAACTTGACTCTGTAGACTAATTATATCCAACATGTTCGGTAATGATTAATTATGGTATCGCACTGACTTTCGGGGAAAATATCTGGAACACTGTTGAAGCTTCATATCGGATGGTACTTCGGTTGTGATTTATGAATGTTATCTGACACACCGCAGACAAGCAGCATTGATTTAAGTCCTTATATGTCTCATGGGTGTAACATGCAAAACCATGTGTCAAATACAGAAAAATCTATCATGATGAAAGTACCGGCCACCCACCAGTAATAGAAATCTCTGTTTGTCTGAAGCATGCATATTATTCGTATAAGGCAGCCAGGAAAAATGCAGTGTAATGCCGAAGagccaatttaaaatttgtcttCTTTCTggtgtatattttattttcagggGAAGTTGTTCTCAGATTCTGAATCCATACAAGCAAGAGCAGAGGCTGCAATGCTTCTTAAGCAGTTGGATTTTCCGGTTTGTACTACTCTGTGAATATGGTCATTTGGGTGTTTTCTTCAGCTGATTTAACATATTACACTTTTAAACAGGCAAAGTAATTAGGCTACAATGGTGTGTGATAAAACACACAGAACTAgctgtttatttatttttgtagaaagaaaaaaataaaaatctcttCCTGCTATATCATTGTTGTTAAAGTACCAAATGTTCTGAAatctttattcaaataatttcaacaCTCTGATTTGTCACAGATTGATCTGAAATATACACATGCATGACAGATTTCATATAATTACGCATTCATGTTTCGACAGGTGGACAGCTTAAAGGAAAaactatttgaaaagttagaACAGTCTCTAGGGGATCTTCAGCTTAAGGATGAAGATATAAGCAGATGTTTGTTAATGTCAAATGATCCTTCTAAACTAGAAAACCATCCTGAGTCAGTGGCTGCTACTGTTCATGAGGTGACTGAAACTGAGTACCACCtttataatttagatttttggtATGTGTCGGGTGTCTGAGCCCATCGAGTTTGTTCCTGCTCTTAACCTGTTCGATATGTCTTCAATTTTTCTAAACTCAGGCTTCTGTTCAAGAGTTTGTGGAGGCTGTTCGAGCTTATCGAGTAATATTTCCTGATTCAGATAAGCAGCTAATTAAACTTGCACAGGAGTTGGTTACAAAGTAAGACATGCTGATGGTCATTTTTTGATTGAACTAAAAAGTCACAACAGCATTTTGCTCAATAAGTGTAATTGTCATTTTTGCCATTTAGGAACTTTGAAACTGGTGAGCAATATGGAAAGAAACGGATACGTGCAGCCGATTTATTGGCTGTTCTTCGTAAGTAATTTGTTTATTCCCTCGTGGAAGATCTTATGCTTCGTATTCTTTGCTACCTGAATTTACTCagtatttaagttagtttTAAGCTCTGTCCTCAAATGATGCTAGAGCTGagcatcattattttataatcttcattgtattaaatttcttctattttccACCTTTGATTTGATTGTTTGAAATTCTTCACCAAATTCTAGTTGCATGCAGGTATGATATGGAAAGAAGTTCTCCTGATGGATGAAGTATTGCATGAATCTGTTCTTTCTGAGTTTTCTTTGGAGGTTTCTTTTGGAACTAACattctatttgttttcttgctgAAGGATAAAGTTTGGTGTACTAAAAAACCCCATATGGTTTCAGGCTGTTCAGATTACTGTCAAACATCATGTTGCCAGCAGATTTTCTCATCTTCTACATGATATATCAGGTTACTTTC from Citrus sinensis cultivar Valencia sweet orange chromosome 9, DVS_A1.0, whole genome shotgun sequence carries:
- the LOC102608602 gene encoding vacuolar protein sorting-associated protein 51 homolog isoform X1, with product MSGDEVPLDEKARRMRDLLSSFYGPDPSMSPNPPSKFAPLDAINSNSFNADHYLNLLIHKSSLEGLLQRHVGMAAEIKNLDTDLQMLVYENYNKFISATDAIKRMNSNIMGMESNMEQLLEKIKTVQSRSDGVNTSLFEKREHIEKLHLTRNLLRKVQFIYDLPARLGKCIKSEAYADAVRFYTGAMPIFKAYGDSSFQDCKRASEEAIAIIIKNLQGKLFSDSESIQARAEAAMLLKQLDFPVDSLKEKLFEKLEQSLGDLQLKDEDISRCLLMSNDPSKLENHPESVAATVHEASVQEFVEAVRAYRVIFPDSDKQLIKLAQELVTKNFETGEQYGKKRIRAADLLAVLRMIWKEVLLMDEVLHESVLSEFSLEAVQITVKHHVASRFSHLLHDISDALTKVYVGQKEGMEEFPLQVALGASKKAVLQGSMDILLDFRQLLDDDLELLVKLRESILNWVQEGFQDFFRELHGRFLLLSGRNNSSGQVHGVVEGTQGDRILASLVLVLAQLSVFIEQTAIQRITEEIAASFAGGGIRLYENGPAFVPGEICRSFRSAGEKLLHHYINLRNQRISVLLRKRFTTPNWVKHKEPREVHMFVDLLLQELEAIKKEVKQVLPQGLLRRHQRNDSNGSTNSSRSNPLREGKLSRTNTQKARSQLLETHLAKLFKQKVEIFTKVECTQESVITTIVKFSLKSLQEFVRHQTFNRSGFQQIQLDIQYLRTPLKEAAEDEAAIDFLLDEVSVAAAERCLDPIPLEQPILDKLIQAKLTKSLSQSAVSS